A genomic segment from Nitrospira sp. encodes:
- a CDS encoding Excinuclease ABC subunit A has product MSNSIIIKGAREHNLKNLDVEIPRDKLVVMTGLSGSGKSSLAFDTIYAEGQRRYVESLSAYARQFLEQMGKPDVDSIEGLSPAISIEQKSTSHNPRSTVGTVTEIYDYLRLLFARVGRPFCFQCGQEITAQTVQQMVDAICELPEGARFQILSPLVRGRKGEYRKELLEMRKAGYVRARIDGELVDLGDDITLDKQKKHNIEIVVDRLVMKPGDALMRRVADSVETSLKLAGGLVGVLSEAGKLHLYSEKLACIKCGVSYPEITPRVFSFNSPHGACPACDGIGYAMTPGASEDEDFTLLELCPTCQGARLKPESLAVKIAKKSIAEVTKLSVRAAADFFTALKFTERELVIAHRILKEIRERLGFLVNVGLDYLTLDRPAATLSGGEGQRIRLATQIGSGLVGVLYILDEPSIGLHQRDNRRLLQTLLRLRDLGNTVVVVEHDAETMQAADYILDLGPGAGTHGGKIVAQGTPKQVMANPDSLTGKYLRGEQMVSLPQRTRKPKGFLSVVGAKKHNLKGVTVNIPLGLLTCVTGVSGSGKSTLVLEVLFHSLSQLLYHKKPKIDGCKELKGVEALDKIIDIDQSPIGRTPRSNPATYTGLFTFIRDLFSNLPESRVRGYKPGRYSFNVKGGRCEACQGDGLIKIEMHFLPDVYVTCEVCKGQRYNRETLEIQYKGRSIADILNMTVDDALEFFENIPYIKAKLQTLHDVGLHYVKLGQSATTLSGGEAQRVKLSRELSKRPTGRTMYILDEPTTGLHFADIQRLLDVLDRLVETGNTVLVIEHNLDVIRNADWIIDLGPEGGDRGGEIVVEGSPKEIAQSKRSYTGQVLKEAGV; this is encoded by the coding sequence ATGTCCAATTCCATCATCATCAAAGGGGCACGCGAGCACAACCTGAAGAATCTCGATGTCGAGATTCCGCGGGATAAGCTGGTCGTCATGACGGGCCTGAGCGGTTCGGGTAAATCATCGCTGGCCTTCGATACGATCTATGCCGAGGGGCAGCGGCGCTATGTCGAATCCCTGTCCGCCTATGCCAGGCAGTTTCTCGAACAGATGGGGAAGCCCGACGTGGATTCCATCGAAGGGTTGTCGCCGGCGATCTCCATCGAACAGAAAAGCACGAGCCACAATCCCCGCTCCACGGTCGGGACGGTCACCGAGATCTACGACTATCTGCGCCTGCTCTTCGCGCGCGTCGGCCGCCCGTTCTGTTTTCAATGCGGTCAGGAAATCACCGCCCAGACCGTTCAGCAGATGGTGGATGCCATCTGCGAATTGCCGGAAGGCGCGAGGTTTCAGATTCTGTCGCCGCTTGTGCGCGGGCGAAAGGGTGAGTACCGAAAAGAATTGTTGGAGATGCGGAAGGCCGGCTATGTGCGGGCCAGGATCGACGGCGAACTCGTCGATCTTGGCGACGACATCACGCTCGACAAGCAGAAGAAGCACAATATCGAAATCGTCGTCGATCGGTTGGTGATGAAGCCGGGCGACGCGCTCATGAGGCGCGTGGCGGACTCCGTCGAAACCTCGTTGAAATTGGCCGGTGGGCTGGTAGGTGTCCTGTCGGAGGCCGGCAAACTCCACCTCTATAGTGAAAAGCTGGCCTGCATCAAGTGCGGCGTGAGTTATCCGGAGATCACACCCCGCGTCTTCTCCTTCAACAGTCCGCACGGCGCCTGCCCTGCCTGCGATGGAATCGGCTATGCCATGACACCGGGCGCTTCGGAGGACGAAGACTTTACGTTGCTCGAGCTGTGCCCCACTTGCCAGGGGGCGCGGCTTAAGCCGGAAAGCCTGGCCGTCAAGATCGCAAAGAAATCGATTGCCGAGGTGACGAAGCTCTCCGTACGGGCGGCGGCTGATTTTTTCACGGCCTTGAAGTTCACCGAGCGCGAACTCGTCATCGCCCATCGCATCCTCAAGGAAATTCGCGAGCGGCTGGGATTTTTGGTCAATGTCGGACTGGACTATTTGACGCTTGATCGGCCTGCAGCCACACTTTCAGGCGGTGAGGGTCAGCGCATTCGCTTGGCGACCCAAATCGGGTCGGGATTGGTCGGCGTCCTCTATATCCTGGATGAGCCGTCGATCGGCCTTCATCAACGGGACAATCGACGCTTGCTCCAGACTCTGCTCCGCCTGCGCGATCTCGGCAACACGGTTGTTGTGGTCGAACATGATGCGGAGACGATGCAGGCTGCCGACTACATTCTCGACCTGGGCCCTGGCGCCGGCACACACGGCGGCAAGATCGTGGCCCAGGGCACACCGAAGCAGGTCATGGCGAACCCCGACTCGCTCACCGGGAAGTATTTGCGCGGCGAGCAGATGGTGTCGCTCCCGCAGCGAACCCGGAAACCAAAAGGCTTTCTGTCGGTGGTCGGCGCGAAGAAGCACAACCTCAAGGGCGTCACCGTCAACATTCCCCTGGGCCTGTTGACCTGCGTGACCGGCGTTTCAGGTTCCGGGAAAAGTACCCTGGTGCTCGAAGTGCTGTTCCATTCGCTTTCGCAGCTGCTCTATCACAAGAAGCCCAAGATCGACGGCTGCAAAGAGCTAAAGGGCGTCGAGGCGCTGGATAAGATCATCGACATCGACCAGTCGCCGATCGGCCGCACGCCTCGCTCGAACCCGGCGACCTACACCGGCCTCTTCACCTTCATCCGCGACCTGTTCTCGAATTTGCCGGAATCCCGCGTGCGCGGCTACAAGCCGGGCCGCTACAGCTTCAACGTCAAGGGCGGGCGCTGCGAAGCCTGTCAGGGCGACGGGTTGATCAAGATCGAAATGCATTTCCTGCCCGATGTCTACGTCACCTGCGAGGTCTGCAAGGGGCAGCGATACAATCGAGAAACCTTGGAAATTCAGTACAAGGGGCGCAGCATCGCCGATATCCTCAACATGACGGTGGATGATGCGTTGGAGTTTTTCGAGAACATCCCTTACATCAAAGCGAAATTGCAGACGCTCCACGATGTCGGCCTGCATTACGTGAAGCTGGGACAGTCCGCTACGACCCTGTCGGGCGGCGAGGCCCAGCGCGTGAAGCTCTCGCGCGAACTGTCCAAACGTCCCACCGGCCGCACCATGTACATCCTGGACGAGCCCACCACCGGCCTGCACTTCGCCGACATCCAACGGTTGTTGGATGTGCTCGATCGTCTGGTCGAGACCGGCAATACCGTCCTCGTGATCGAACATAACCTCGACGTGATCCGCAATGCGGACTGGATCATCGACCTGGGACCCGAAGGCGGCGACCGCGGGGGTGAAATCGTGGTCGAAGGCTCGCCGAAAGAGATCGCCCAATCGAAGCGGTCTTATACGGGGCAGGTATTGAAGGAAGCGGGGGTGTGA
- a CDS encoding putative membrane protein, with protein sequence MRQTKPVWCGRNHRIKDEFHAHDSLSVLYLKEPLKRNYLVGFGMMGGAVFFVFKES encoded by the coding sequence GTGAGACAAACCAAGCCGGTATGGTGCGGTCGAAACCATCGCATAAAGGATGAATTTCATGCACATGATTCTCTTTCGGTGCTGTATTTGAAAGAGCCGCTCAAGCGGAACTATCTGGTCGGGTTCGGCATGATGGGCGGGGCGGTCTTTTTCGTGTTCAAGGAATCGTAA